In Magnolia sinica isolate HGM2019 chromosome 12, MsV1, whole genome shotgun sequence, a single genomic region encodes these proteins:
- the LOC131220029 gene encoding proteasome subunit beta type-5-A-like: MCISVTSASKLLANKRRISVTSASKLLANILYSYCGMGLSVGTMIVAWDETGPGLYYVDSEGGRLKGTRFSVGSGSPYAYGVLDNGYYYDMSIEEAAELAHHSICHATFRDGASGGVASGLSLSLSLSLSMHMVHRHVCTHTKFWSCCCFC, from the exons ATGTGCATTTCAGTAACTAGCGCTTCAAAGCTATTGGCTAACAAGCGGAGGATTTCAGTAACTAGCGCTTCAAAGCTATTGGCTAATATTTTGTATTCATATTGTGGAATGGGTCTATCAGTCGGAACAATGATTGTTGCATGGGATGAAACG GGTCCTGGTTTGTATTATGTAGACAGCGAAGGAGGGAGACTCAAGGGAACACGATTCTCTGTTGGATCTGGTTCTCCATATGCTTATGGTGTACTGGATAATGG GTACTACTATGACATGTCAATTGAAGAAGCTGCTGAACTAGCTCACCATTCTATTTGTCATGCAACCTTTCGAGATGGAGCTAGCGGTGGAGTTGCTagcggtctctctctctctctctctctctctctctccatgcacATGGTGCACAGGCATGTGTGCACGCACACAAAGTTCTGGTCATGTTGTTGCTTCTGCTAG